In Musa acuminata AAA Group cultivar baxijiao chromosome BXJ2-8, Cavendish_Baxijiao_AAA, whole genome shotgun sequence, one genomic interval encodes:
- the LOC135618688 gene encoding histone acetyltransferase GCN5-like: MDGHSAPVRSRSSQSPSPSHSASASASSSVHHKRKFPGAAATAAPAPAPAPFALSDTGALTSNDDLDSISAREEEEEDDTEEEEEEADEDEEEEEEEEEEDNDSMRTFTAARLENASAAGGSGNPRSTKPPKTENLTTKVEPSGVGLSALGSKDDRGNAGPPAQQNPSSNVNLMPGIVVKEETVKSIFTENIQTSGAYIAREEGLKREEDAGRLKFLCYANDGVDEHMIWLIGLKNIFARQLPNMPKEYIVRLVMDRSHKSMMVIRHNQVVGGITYRPYISQRFGEIAFCAITADEQVKGYGTRLMNHLKQHARDVDGLAYFLTYADNNAVGYFIKQGFTKEITLEKERWQGYIKDYDGGILMECKIDPKLPYIDLATMIRRQRQAIDEKIRELSNCHIVYQGIDFQKKEAGIPRKPIKVEDIPGLKDAGWTPDQWGHSKFKTTNATERQQLNNFMRNLLKLMFEHPDAWPFKEPVDARDVPDYYDIIKDPMDLRTMSKRLESEQYYVTFEMFVADVKRMCANARTYNSPETIYYKCANRLENFFTSKAQAYLLQISNKSS; the protein is encoded by the exons ATGGACGGCCACTCCGCCCCCGTCCGCTCCCGGAGCTCCCAATCTCCCTCCCCTTCCCACTCCGCCTCTGCCTCCGCCTCCAGCTCCGTCCACCACAAGCGCAAGTTCCCAggtgccgccgccaccgccgcccccGCCCCTGCTCCTGCCCCCTTCGCGCTCTCCGACACCGGTGCCCTCACCTCCAACGACGACCTCGACAGCATCAGCgcgcgggaggaggaggaggaggacgataccgaggaggaggaggaggaggcagacgaggacgaggaggaggaggaagaggaagaggaggaggacaatGACTCCATGCGGACCTTCACCGCCGCTCGCCTCGAGAACGCCAGTGCCGCCGGCGGATCCGGCAACCCCAGGAGCACCAAGCCCCCTAAAACCGAGAACCTGACCACCAAGGTCGAACCATCGGGGGTTGGGCTGTCGGCGCTGGGCAGCAAGGATGACCGTGGGAACGCTGGCCCGCCGGCCCAGCAGAACCCCTCATCCAATGTGAACTTGATGCCTGGGATCGTGGTCAAGGAGGAGACCGTGAAGAGTATTTTCACTGAGAACATACAGACTAGCGGGGCTTACATTGCCAGAGAGGAAGGGCTGAAAAGAGAG GAAGATGCTGGAAGGCTCAAATTTTTGTGCTATGCAAATGATGGAGTTGATGAACATATGATTTG GTTGATTGGATTGAAGAATATATTTGCCAGACAACTTCCTAATATGCCCAAGGAGTATATTGTTCGTCTTGTTATGGATAG AAGCCACAAGTCAATGATGGTTATCCGACATAATCAGGTAGTTGGTGGAATAACATATCGCCCCTATATCAG TCAAAGATTTGGGGAAATTGCTTTCTGTGCAATCACAGCAGATGAGCAAGTCAAGGGCTATGGCACAAGACTTATGAATCACTTAAAACAGCATGCTCGTGATGTTGATGGGCTAGCTTATTTTCTAACTTATGCTGATAATAATGCTGTTGGCTATTTTATTAAGCAG GGCTTCACAAAGGAGATCACTTTGGAGAAAGAAAGATGGCAAGG ATATATCAAGGACTATGATGGAGGTATTCTTATGGAGTGCAAAATAGACCCGAAGCTTCCATACATTGATCTGGCTACAATGATTCGGCGACAACGACAG GCAATAGATGAGAAAATAAGAGAACTTTCAAATTGTCACATTGTTTATCAAGGAATCGACTTCCAAAAG AAAGAAGCTGGCATTCCAAGAAAACCAATTAAAGTGGAAGACATTCCTGGTCTGA AGGATGCCGGTTGGACACCAGATCAATGGGGCCACTCAAAATTTAAGACAACAAATGCTACAGAGCGCCAGCAGCTTAATAACTTCATGCGTAACCTTTTAAAG CTCATGTTTGAACATCCTGATGCTTGGCCATTCAAGGAACCAGTAGATGCACGTGACGTTCCTGATTATTATGATATCATAAAAGATCCTATGG ATCTAAGGACCATGTCTAAGAGATTAGAGTCAGAACAGTACTACGTCACTTTCGAGATGTTTGTGGCTGATGTGAAAAGAATGTGCGCAAATGCACGCACCTACAACTCCCCCGAGACAATATATTATAAGTGCGCAAATAG GCTCGAGAACTTCTTCACAAGCAAGGCGCAGGCTTACCTTCTGCAAATTTCAAACAAGAGCTCGTAA